The sequence below is a genomic window from Eleginops maclovinus isolate JMC-PN-2008 ecotype Puerto Natales chromosome 20, JC_Emac_rtc_rv5, whole genome shotgun sequence.
GTCTTAGTGGTCTGTGGTGGGTTAAGTGGTCTTAGTGGTCTGTGGTGGGTTTAGTGGTCTGTGGTGGGTTTAGTGGTCTGTGGTGGGTTTAGTGGTCTGTGGTGGGTTTAGTGGTCTGTGGTGGTTTTGGTGGTCTGTGGTGGGTTTAGTGGTCTATGGTGGGTTTAGTGGTCTGTGGTGGGTTTAGTGGTCTGTGGTGGTTTTGGTGGTCTGTGGTGGGTTTAGTGGTCTGTGGTGGGTTAAGTGGTCTTAGTGGTCTGTGGTGGGTTTAGTGGTCTGTGGTGGGTTTAGTGGTCTTAGTGGTCTGTGGTGGGTTTAGTGGTCTTAGTGGTCTGTGGTGGGTTAAGTGGTCTTAGTGGTCTGTGGTGGGTTTAGTGGTCTGTGGTGGGTTAGTGGTCTTAGTGGTCTGTGGTGGGTTTAGTGGTCTGTGGTGGTTTTGGTGGTCTGTGGTGGGTTTAGTGGTCTGTGGTGGGTTAAGTGGTCTTAGTGGTCTGTGGTGGGTTTAGTGGTCTGTGGTGGGTTTAGTGGTCTGTGCTGGGTTTAGTGGTCTTAGTGGTCTGTGGTGGGTTTAGTGGTCTGTGGTGGTTTTGGTGGTCTGTGGTGGGTTTAGTGGTCTGTGGTGGGTTTGGTGGTCTGTGGTGGGTTTGGTGGTCTGTGGTGGGTTTAGTGGTCTTAGTGGTCTGTGGGGGTTTAGTGGTCTGTGGTGGTGACCTTTTCGTTGACGATGTGCGTTTGGAAGACTCCTGCTTTGTAGTACGAGAACATCCCGCTGTCGAAGAAGAACTCGGACAGCGCCAGATAAACCATCCTGTCGTACTCTTTGATGACCGGCTCCACGGCGTGGTTCTCCAGCGTGTTGTTTGGATCCGACAGGTCGAAGAACATCCCCTAAAGACACAGAGAACCTGTTGATGCTAccctcacattacactgaaCGGAGGACGCAGGGGGACATGAAGTGTGTCTCACCCTGAAGTGCATGTCGAGGCTCTGGGACGTCACCACCGGATCGTCAATCAGGGAATAATCGATCCCGATGTAGTCGTCCACCTCCGTCCTCACAGGGATCGTCTCCAACAGAGAGTTCACATGGACCAGGGCAGCATGGTTCAGGGCGGGACAAATCTGAGAGACAGGCAGGTCAGGGACAGACAGGggaagagacagacaggtcagagaGACAAATCTGAGAGACAGGCAGGTCAGAGAGACAAatctgagagacagacaggtcaggGAGACAAATCTGAGGGACAGACAGGTCAGAGAGACAAATCTGAGGGACAGACAGGTCAGAGAGACAAatctgagagacagacaggtcaggGACAGATAGGGGGAGAGACAAATCTGAGCGACAGGCAGGTCAGGGACAGAcagggggagagacagacaggtcagacagacagacagacgggtgGGAGAGACAGACCTGTTGGTTGAGGATAAATCTCATGCCTGATGTCAGAAAACTCGCCAGGAAATCGTAAACCTTCCTGAGAGACAAGATATGGTGATTATTGATTATTGATTATTGGTTATTGATTATTGGTTATTGATTATTGATTATTGGTTATTGATTATTGGTTATTGGTTATTGGTTATTGATTATTGGTTATTGATTTTTGATTATTGATAATAATCATGTTTACCCGAGCGTCCCGCTGAACTTAGCCTTCATCTTTGCGATTTTGGCGTCACAGGTCATGTTATTGATCTTCAGTCGTCCTTCATCGTCCCTGATCAGATTCAGAACCGTGTTGATGTTCACGCCTTCAGCCGACGCGTTGATGTTTCCTGTGTCGTAACTGGGGGAAAACAGCTTCCCCTTATCACNNNNNNNNNNNNNNNNNNNNNNNNNNNNNNNNNNNNNNNNNNNNNNNNNNNNNNNNNNNNNNNNNNNNNNNNNNNNNNNNNNNNNNNNNNNNNNNNNNNNNNNNNNNNNNNNNNNNNNNNNNNNNNNNNNNNNNNNNNNNNNNNNNNNNNNNNNNNNNNNNNNNNNNNNNNNNNNNNNNNNNNNNNNNNNNNNNNNNNNNNNNNNNNNNNNNNNNNNNNNNNNNNNNNNNNNNNNNNNNNNNNNNNNNNNNNNNNNNNNNNNNNNNNNNNNNNNNNNNNNNNNNNNNNNNNNNNNNNNNNNNNNNNNNNNNNNNNNNNNNNNNNNNNNNNNNNNNNNNNNNNNNNNNNNNNNNNNNNNNNNNNNNNNNNNNNNNNNNNNNNNNNNNNNNNNNNNNNNNNNNNNNNNNNNNNNNNNNNNNNNNNNNNNNNNNNNNNNNNNNNNNNNNNNNNNNNNNNNNNNNNNNNNNNNNNNNNNNNNNNNNNNNNNNNNNNNNNNNNNNAGTGCTGATTTAAGGGCtggttatattatattttattaggtactttatttgcagtatttgtattttatttgtatttactcgCACATCTCACATATTCTCCTGCTCTAATTTATTTCTATTGTTATTTCTTTCAgtatttttgttggttttatgtcctatatatattcatgttgcattgttggaggagcatttTCCACACTGATAATGACGCCTTGAATCTGAAGgtatgaaataaatgtggtggaTTTAAAGGTCACCATTTACTTCTcatatgtagtggagtagaagtactcaagttaagtacaagtacctcagatgtgtacttaagtacttgagtaaatatacttggTTACTTTAAACCTCCGGTAATAGAGGGCAGGAGGCCGGCAGGGGGCCGGCAGGGGGCAGTGATACTACCGCTGcaaacagaagcagcagaagaagagtccctcacttcctgtttccctctccacacgtgtgtttgtgtggcgaGAACCTCAGGAACCTCTACAGAACCTTAGCCCGTTACAGAACCAGAACCCGGTCCTCAACCATGCTGCAGGACCTGGGTCTCATCGGGACCCTCCGGGACGAGGACCTGAGCCCAGAGGAGCCCGACACCGAGTCCGAGCCGGAGGTGAGTCAGAGCGGCCTGAAGAGGGGCCAGAGCCGCAGGAGGGGGACCGGGGACCGGCTGGAACACAGCAGCGTATCCGCTGTTGGATCCAGAGGGCTCCTAACCATCATGGTCCTCCACAGACCCGCTGATGGTACTGGACTACTCACCGGGCCGGGTTCAGGTTTCAGATACAGATTATTAGATCTCTCATTGCCCAAAGTATTAAATAGTTCTGAGGATAACCTCCCCACAAACTGGGGGACCCCCCTCCGGGTAGAAGCGTCCAGGAGCTGTACTGTAATATTGTTGTTCCCATGATGGCAAACATAACAATactctgcctctgattggctgtgggGGAAAGACCCgccctcctctgcctctgattggctgtgtaTGTTTTACAACATATAACTTAAAGAGTATaaactataatatatattaaaaatacaacatatgaactgtgtgtgtgtgtgtgtgtgtgtgtgtgtgtgtgtgtgtgtgtgtgtgtgtgtgtgtgtgtgtcaggatgaGCCGATCATCCTcaacaggaagaagaagttGGGCCGCCGCGGGGTGAAAGACTTCAACACAGACTTTGAGTTCGGAGAGCGAGACCTGAATGACGATGACAGCTGGGTGATGGCCGACGTCATGAAGCAGATCAAGATCAAGGTAGAACCCAGCAGAACCACACCCCATCTGTTTATCGAACCCAGCAGAACCACACCCCATCTGTTTATCGAACCCAGCAGAACCACACCCCATCTGTTTATCGAACCCAGCAGAACACACCCCATCTGTTTATCGAACCCAGCAGAACCACACCCCATCTGTTTATAGAACCCAGCAGAACCACACCCCATCTGATTATAGAACCCAGCAGAACCACACCCCATCTGTTTATCGAACCCAGCAGAACCACACCCCATCTGTTTATCGAACCCTGTTAATGCTTTATAAAGAACAAGGTGGATCTCTGTTTGCAGCGGAACATGTTCTCCTCTCTAAAGAAGCAGCTAGGTGTTTCTTGGTAAACGTTCTCCGGCAGCGTTCTGGTCCTTGACGTCTCTCGGTCTAACTGTGTTCCGTGTTTTCAGAGAACCGCGACCACTCTGGACCAGAAAATAGACAAaatcaggaagaagaggaaagctGAGGTGAGGTCGCTGTCCATCGCACTTCCTGCCTGATCAGGTTCCACTCCTTTGCTTGAAGTCTAAAGTCTGTTTTGATCCACAGGAGAAATCATCTGAGGGTGACGGTACCGAGGGTTCTGCAGAGAAGAACcaggaggagagagcagacgaggaggaagaggaggatgtgaAGCCTGCTGccggagaggaggaagaggaggacgatgTCGAGGACGAGGAGGATGAGTTTGATTCGAGTGATGAGCAGATTCTGACCCAATCAGGTGAGTGAGGCAGAAGAGGAAGTGGACTGACCTGTTTGATGTTcttcagtgtttcatttaatgtccacttcctgtttcctgtcagacaccctgagagacaaagagcgccgggggaggaagaggaagatagAAGAGGGGGTGAGTCGGGCGGAGAGGCGATAGGGGCGGGGTCGTGAGGTGGGTTTTCTACGTGGTCACCATGGTAACGGTTGTTTGTTTTCAGGCTCCGCAGTCGTACTCGGGAGACGCGTCGCAGTTCGACGATCAGTTGACCTTCGAAGACATGAACCTATCCCGACCGATCCTGAAGGTGACCTCACACGTGCACTTTATTCAGGAACAGCTCTTCACTTAAGCATGAAATCCTGGGAATCTGAGAGTTACGAGTcacacctgaatgcaccatgcAGTCCTAGTGACCCCCCCCTTGTCCCTGCAGGCCATCACTGCTCTGGGGTTCAAGGTGCCGACTCCCATCCAGCAGGCCTGCGTCCCAGTGGGACTGCTGGGCCGCGACCTGTGCGCCTGTGCTGCTACTGGGACAGGTAACAGAGAATTCTATTATTACAGAGAGACCCTGAACACATCTCAAGGACAAACCAGAGACCTCCTTTCCTCCGGTCCCTCGGGGCGACTCGATGCGTTCTGTTTTTAACGTCTGTGACTCTGAGTGTCCTGCATGCTGCAGGTGTTCTCTTGCTCTTGTCTCTCACCCGTCTCCTACttgtctctcatctgtctccCACTTGTCTCTCAACTGTCTCCCACCTGTCTCCCACCTGTTTCCCACttgtctctcatctgtctccCACTTGTCTCTCAACTGTCTCCCACttgtctctcatctgtctcccacctgtctcccacctgtctctcacctgtctcccacctgtctctcacctgtctctcacctgtctcccacttgtctctcatctgtctctcacTTGTATCTGATCTGTCTCCCACTTGTCTcccacctgtctctcacctgtctcccaCCTGTCTCTCAGCTGTCTCCCACCTGTCTCTCAGCTGTCTCCCACTTGTCTCTCAGCTGTCTcccacctgtctctcacctgtctcccacttgtctctcacctgtctcccgCCTGTCTCTCAGCTGTCTCCTActtgtctctcacctgtctctcacctgtctctcatctgtctccCACTTGTCTCCCACCTGTCTCTCAGCTGTCTCCCACCTGTCTCTCAGCTGTCTCCCACCTGTCTCTCAGCTGTCTCCCACTTGTCTCTCAGCTGTCTcccacctgtctctcacctgtctctcacctgtctcccacttgtctctcacctgtctcccgcctgtctctcacctgtctcctacttgtctatcacctgtctctcagctgtctcccacctgtctcccacctgtctcccacctgtctctcacctgtctcccaCCTGTCTCCCACTTGTCTCCCACCTGTCTCTCAACTGTCTCCTActtgtctctcacctgtctctcacctgtctcctacttgtctctcacctgtctctcacctgtctc
It includes:
- the pltp gene encoding phospholipid transfer protein yields the protein MVEDRVLGKLFSPSYDTGNINASAEGVNINTVLNLIRDDEGRLKINNMTCDAKIAKMKAKFSGTLGKVYDFLASFLTSGMRFILNQQICPALNHAALVHVNSLLETIPVRTEVDDYIGIDYSLIDDPVVTSQSLDMHFRGMFFDLSDPNNTLENHAVEPVIKEYDRMVYLALSEFFFDSGMFSYYKAGVFQTHIVNEKMSKDMEMLLRTTYFGAIMMLNPALADAPFSLQIAVNSPPKTTIKTTGATVVMTAIVKVLLLPPGQAPVQLSSMTMETKFNAKVSMKGKRLAIHADLRRFKIFSNQSALESLALIPLQAPLKTMLQMSVVPLINNWTKRGVRIPLADGMDFIEEVVEYHNGFIVIGANLHFSKGLREMMDGNNQEEADTM